A single region of the Hippoglossus hippoglossus isolate fHipHip1 chromosome 17, fHipHip1.pri, whole genome shotgun sequence genome encodes:
- the LOC117778759 gene encoding GRAM domain-containing protein 2B-like isoform X3, giving the protein MTIAEESQEGSHEIMNHKHNKSFHKLFPDIPEGENLTHVFTCALQKEVLYHGKLFVSKSHVCFYSSVLLKDTKVVIPTSSVREVKKQNSALSMLSIQTADGEKYSFVSLRNREMCYELLESLCSYAQQGESPNSSPRLSFAENPADHDVVSSYSSLDESVDRDLGRQNCIDYENFPEIASEGATRCSSTPHSMDKNKRAVSWIWSVVEKAASLVFLREMRNLSVFFYMYFMLIVMLLLASGYLSLKILALEEQLNSLGAQTELFLHHREYQET; this is encoded by the exons AT GACCATAGCAGAGGAGAGCCAGGAGGGATCACATGAAATTATGAATCat aaacacaataaaagcTTCCACAAGCTGTTCCCAGATATTCCCGAGGGGGAGAACCTGACACACG tgttcACCTGTGCCTTGCAGAAGGAGGTGCTGTATCACGGAAAACTCTTTGTTTCCAAGAGCCACGTGTGTTTTTACTCATCCGTGCTGCTCAAAGACACCAAG GTGGTGATTCCTACGTCCAGTGTCAGGGAGGTGAAGAAACAGAACTCAGCTTTGTCCATGCTGTCGATCCAAACCGCTGATGGAGAGAAG TACTCATTTGTGTCTTTGAGGAACCGTGAGATGTGCTACGAACTCCTGGAAAGCCTCTGCTCATATGCACAG cAGGGAGAGAGTCCAAACAGCAGCCCTCGCCTCTCCTTTGCAGAAAATCCAGCCGATCACGATGTG GTCTCCAGTTATTCCAGTCTGGACGAGAGCGTGGATCGAGATCTGGGTCGACAAAACTGCATCGATTATGAAAACTTTCCTGAGATAGCCAGTGAAG GTGCAACAAGATGCAGTTCCACTCCTCACTCaatggataaaaacaaaagag CTGTATCGTGGATCTGGAGCGTCGTTGAGAAGGCGGCGTCATTGGTCTTCCTCAGAGAAATGAGGAATCTCAGCGTTTTCTTCTACATGTACTTTATGTT aattgtgatgctgctgttggCGTCTGGCTACTTGTCGCTGAAGATCTTAgcgctggaggagcagctgaactctTTGGGAGCCCAGACTGAGCTGTTTCTGCACCACAGAGA GTACCAGGAGACGTAG
- the LOC117778758 gene encoding alpha/beta hydrolase domain-containing protein 17A-like, giving the protein MNGLSIRELCCLFCCPPCPSRIAAKLAFLPPEPTYALLPDPDPVSGTGTGSGSSSGAAPSSLGAPGLRSRLGTGSGGDRGGGGGGGGGGAAPAAPAAAPAAAGGAAAAAAAAGGGSAVGGSGGGGSGVEGKWKLHLTERAEFQYTQRELDVTDVFLTRSSRGNRVGCMYIRCAPNARFTVLFSHGNAVDLGQMSSFYIGLGTRINCNIFSYDYSGYGVSTGKPSEKNLYADIDAAWHALRSRYGISPENIILYGQSIGTVPTVDLASRFECAAVVLHSPLTSGMRVAFPDTKKTYCFDAFPNIEKVSKIPSPVLIIHGTEDEVIDFSHGLALFERCPKAVEPLWVEGAGHNDIELYSQYLERLRRFINQDLAAQHA; this is encoded by the exons atgAACGGTTTGTCCATACGAGAGCTATGCTGCCTGTTCTGCTGCCCCCCTTGCCCCAGTCGCATTGCAGCCAAACTGGCTTTCCTCCCTCCAGAGCCCACCTATGCCCTTCTCCCTGACCCAGATCCAGTTTCTGGGACTGGAACTGGGTCTGGGTCCAGCTCAGGGGCTGCTCCGTCATCTCTTGGAGCCCCAGGACTACGTTCACGGCTGGGCACTGGTAGTGgaggtgacagaggaggaggtggtggtggtggtggaggaggagcagcaccagcagcaccagcagcagcaccagcagcagcaggaggagcagcagcagcagcagcagcagcaggaggtggtAGCGCCGTCGGCggcagtggaggtggaggtagTGGGGTCGAAGGCAAGTGGAAGTTGCATCTCACTGAGAGAGCAGAGTTCCAGTATACGCAAAGAGAGCTGGATGTGACAGATGTATTCCTGACCAGGTCCAGTCGAGGGAACAGGGTTGGATGCATGTACATTCGCTGTGCCCCCAACGCCAG GTTTACAGTGCTGTTTTCCCATGGCAACGCAGTAGACCTGGGCCAGATGAGCAGCTTCTATATTGGCTTAGGCACGCGCATCAACTGCAACATCTTCTCCTATGATTACTCAGGCTACGGTGTTAGCACTGGCAAGCCGTCTGAGAAGAACCTCTATGCTGACATTGATGCCGCCTGGCATGCCCTCCGCTCCCG GTATGGCATCAGCCCTGAGAATATAATCCTGTACGGACAGAGCATCGGTACAGTGCCCACGGTGGACTTGGCATCACGCTTCGAGTGTGCTGCCGTGgtcctccactctcctctcacGTCTGGTATGAGGGTGGCTTTCCCCGACACTAAGAAAACCTACTGCTTTGATGCTTTCCCCAA CATTGAGAAAGTGTCAAAGATCCCGTCTCCAGTGCTCATCATCCACGGTACAGAGGACGAGGTCATCGACTTCTCTCATGGCCTCGCCCTGTTCGAGCGCTGTCCCAAGGCGGTGGAGCCCCTCTGGGTGGAGGGAGCCGGTCACAACGACATTGAGCTTTACAGTCAGTACCTGGAGAGGCTACGGCGCTTCATCAACCAGGACCTCGCTGCACAGCATGCCTGA
- the LOC117778759 gene encoding GRAM domain-containing protein 2B-like isoform X1 — protein MSWNCCFFIMSLKSRRFSLDSSVSQNGGGLFGVKRSSGKKSRHSQSLDEARLEIQEFNHSLHSSMTIAEESQEGSHEIMNHKHNKSFHKLFPDIPEGENLTHVFTCALQKEVLYHGKLFVSKSHVCFYSSVLLKDTKVVIPTSSVREVKKQNSALSMLSIQTADGEKYSFVSLRNREMCYELLESLCSYAQQGESPNSSPRLSFAENPADHDVVSSYSSLDESVDRDLGRQNCIDYENFPEIASEGATRCSSTPHSMDKNKRAVSWIWSVVEKAASLVFLREMRNLSVFFYMYFMLIVMLLLASGYLSLKILALEEQLNSLGAQTELFLHHREYQET, from the exons ATGAGTTGGAATTGTTGCTTTTTCATCATGAGTCTCAAAAGCAGGAGATTCTCACTGGACAGCTCTGT CTCTCAGAACGGAGGTGGACTCTTTGGTGTGAAGAGAAGCAGCGGGAAGAAATCGAGACACAGCCAGAGTCTGGACGAGGCCCGACTGGAGATCCAGGAGTTTAATCACAGCCTCCACTCCAGCAT GACCATAGCAGAGGAGAGCCAGGAGGGATCACATGAAATTATGAATCat aaacacaataaaagcTTCCACAAGCTGTTCCCAGATATTCCCGAGGGGGAGAACCTGACACACG tgttcACCTGTGCCTTGCAGAAGGAGGTGCTGTATCACGGAAAACTCTTTGTTTCCAAGAGCCACGTGTGTTTTTACTCATCCGTGCTGCTCAAAGACACCAAG GTGGTGATTCCTACGTCCAGTGTCAGGGAGGTGAAGAAACAGAACTCAGCTTTGTCCATGCTGTCGATCCAAACCGCTGATGGAGAGAAG TACTCATTTGTGTCTTTGAGGAACCGTGAGATGTGCTACGAACTCCTGGAAAGCCTCTGCTCATATGCACAG cAGGGAGAGAGTCCAAACAGCAGCCCTCGCCTCTCCTTTGCAGAAAATCCAGCCGATCACGATGTG GTCTCCAGTTATTCCAGTCTGGACGAGAGCGTGGATCGAGATCTGGGTCGACAAAACTGCATCGATTATGAAAACTTTCCTGAGATAGCCAGTGAAG GTGCAACAAGATGCAGTTCCACTCCTCACTCaatggataaaaacaaaagag CTGTATCGTGGATCTGGAGCGTCGTTGAGAAGGCGGCGTCATTGGTCTTCCTCAGAGAAATGAGGAATCTCAGCGTTTTCTTCTACATGTACTTTATGTT aattgtgatgctgctgttggCGTCTGGCTACTTGTCGCTGAAGATCTTAgcgctggaggagcagctgaactctTTGGGAGCCCAGACTGAGCTGTTTCTGCACCACAGAGA GTACCAGGAGACGTAG
- the LOC117778759 gene encoding GRAM domain-containing protein 2B-like isoform X2, whose translation MSWNCCFFIMSLKSRRFSLDSSVSQNGGGLFGVKRSSGKKSRHSQSLDEARLEIQEFNHSLHSSMTIAEESQEGSHEIMNHKHNKSFHKLFPDIPEGENLTHVFTCALQKEVLYHGKLFVSKSHVCFYSSVLLKDTKVVIPTSSVREVKKQNSALSMLSIQTADGEKYSFVSLRNREMCYELLESLCSYAQGESPNSSPRLSFAENPADHDVVSSYSSLDESVDRDLGRQNCIDYENFPEIASEGATRCSSTPHSMDKNKRAVSWIWSVVEKAASLVFLREMRNLSVFFYMYFMLIVMLLLASGYLSLKILALEEQLNSLGAQTELFLHHREYQET comes from the exons ATGAGTTGGAATTGTTGCTTTTTCATCATGAGTCTCAAAAGCAGGAGATTCTCACTGGACAGCTCTGT CTCTCAGAACGGAGGTGGACTCTTTGGTGTGAAGAGAAGCAGCGGGAAGAAATCGAGACACAGCCAGAGTCTGGACGAGGCCCGACTGGAGATCCAGGAGTTTAATCACAGCCTCCACTCCAGCAT GACCATAGCAGAGGAGAGCCAGGAGGGATCACATGAAATTATGAATCat aaacacaataaaagcTTCCACAAGCTGTTCCCAGATATTCCCGAGGGGGAGAACCTGACACACG tgttcACCTGTGCCTTGCAGAAGGAGGTGCTGTATCACGGAAAACTCTTTGTTTCCAAGAGCCACGTGTGTTTTTACTCATCCGTGCTGCTCAAAGACACCAAG GTGGTGATTCCTACGTCCAGTGTCAGGGAGGTGAAGAAACAGAACTCAGCTTTGTCCATGCTGTCGATCCAAACCGCTGATGGAGAGAAG TACTCATTTGTGTCTTTGAGGAACCGTGAGATGTGCTACGAACTCCTGGAAAGCCTCTGCTCATATGCACAG GGAGAGAGTCCAAACAGCAGCCCTCGCCTCTCCTTTGCAGAAAATCCAGCCGATCACGATGTG GTCTCCAGTTATTCCAGTCTGGACGAGAGCGTGGATCGAGATCTGGGTCGACAAAACTGCATCGATTATGAAAACTTTCCTGAGATAGCCAGTGAAG GTGCAACAAGATGCAGTTCCACTCCTCACTCaatggataaaaacaaaagag CTGTATCGTGGATCTGGAGCGTCGTTGAGAAGGCGGCGTCATTGGTCTTCCTCAGAGAAATGAGGAATCTCAGCGTTTTCTTCTACATGTACTTTATGTT aattgtgatgctgctgttggCGTCTGGCTACTTGTCGCTGAAGATCTTAgcgctggaggagcagctgaactctTTGGGAGCCCAGACTGAGCTGTTTCTGCACCACAGAGA GTACCAGGAGACGTAG